The following coding sequences are from one Polyodon spathula isolate WHYD16114869_AA chromosome 7, ASM1765450v1, whole genome shotgun sequence window:
- the LOC121317880 gene encoding phe13-bombesin receptor-like, with protein sequence MGSSNETSTMFSTVEPGDSSSAQNFSTLDSAPAEAAPLAPAVLCTVLSIYCTIIAVGLLGNVILIKVFVTIKSMQTVPNIFIASLAVGDLLLLLTCVPVDASRYFADRWLFGRAGCKIISFIQLASVGVSVFTLTALSADRYRAIVRPMDMQGSDAMLWTCCKAGCIWMVSMLFAVPEAVFSDLYSFTVLGINSTFETCAPYPVSERALQETHSLLCFLAFYLVPLAIISIYYVLIARTLVRSASNMPGEEHPHIRKQMESRKRLAKTVLVLVFLFALCWLPNHALYLYRSFTYSSSVDSSISHLLASFLSRALAFSSSVVNPFALYWLSKTFCQHFNTQLCFACRHRCRDARQNSLAHSQTGITMATVRLSEG encoded by the exons ATGGGCTCTTCCAACGAGACTTCGACAATGTTCAGCACCGTCGAGCCCGGTGATTCAAGCAGCGCTCAGAatttcagcaccttggacagcgCGCCAGCTGAAGCAGCGCCCCTTGCACCGGCCGTTCTCTGCACGGTCCTGTCTATCTACTGCACCATCATCGCCGTGGGTCTCCTAGGAAATGTCATTCTGATTAAAGTGTTTGTCACGATCAAGTCCATGCAGACAGTCCCTAACATCTTTATTGCCAGCCTGGCTGTGGGAGACCTGCTGCTTTTGCTGACCTGCGTGCCGGTGGACGCCAGTCGCTACTTTGCGGATAGGTGGCTCTTCGGCAGAGCTGGCTGCAAGATCATCTCTTTCATCCAGCTGGCCTCGGTCGGCGTGTCCGTGTTTACCTTGACCGCCCTCAGCGCTGACAG GTACAGAGCGATCGTCAGGCCCATGGACATGCAGGGCTCGGACGCCATGCTGTGGACGTGCTGCAAGGCGGGGTGTATCTGGATGGTGTCCATGCTGTTCGCAGTCCCGGAGGCTGTCTTCTCAGACCTGTATTCATTCACTGTCCTGGGAATCAACAGCACCTTCGAGACGTGTGCACCCTACCCGGTCTCAGAGAGAGCCCTGCAGGAGACGCACTCGCTGCTCTGCTTCCTCGCCTTCTACCTCGTCCCACTTGCCATCATCTCCATCTACTACGTCCTGATCGCCAGGACTCTGGTCAGGAGTGCCAGCAACATGCCTGGGGAGGAACACCCGCACATCCGGAAACAG ATGGAGTCTCGTAAGCGTCTTGCGAAGACGGTGTTGGTGCTTGTCTTCCTGTTCGCTCTGTGCTGGCTGCCCAATCACGCGCTGTACCTGTACCGCTCCTTCACCTACAGCTCCTCTGTCGACTCCTCCATCAGCCACCTGCTGGCCTCCTTCCTGTCTCGGGCCCTGGCCTTCAGCAGCTCCGTAGTGAACCCCTTCGCCCTCTACTGGCTCAGCAAGACCTTCTGCCAGCACTTCAACACCCAGCTCTGCTTTGCGTGCCGCCACCGGTGCCGGGATGCCCGCCAAAACAGCCTGGCACACAGCCAGACCGGCATCACCATGGCTACTGTGAGACTCTCTGAGGGCTGA